A section of the Mycolicibacterium anyangense genome encodes:
- a CDS encoding VWA domain-containing protein, translated as MHSALHRFVRLCRLSGLRISVSETLDAMQVAALPGLLADRDLLHDGLAVAMVKDRRDLPTFDRIFDAFFRLRPVLDNGDAGHGHTHDDLDDTGGTDQVTLGDEPSRTPEQGHSHGKPADIREFFDSEDLAQQYNLHQEANKIDLAALTDEIVLSTEQGTVLGEAARVELAISRLHGGAQPGELLTGDRPAIDAMLSIADELALLDWLADEMGTDDDLDPAELARLRRRMGALLDGLPERLRQHLQTLLAIQDRKIESPGHTTPDVHTPFGEEQRADLEESLRRLARTLHGAPHARRRVSARGRVDASRTMRSSMAFDGVPFRPVTISRPHDRPKLVVLVDVSLSVRATSRFTLQVVHGLQSLVSQVRSWAFVADVVETTDVFAEQHAEAALSALVTGLPAGGLLDVDADSDYGAVFGTFLEEYGTALNRRTTLLVLGDGRGNGHDPNVTAFREMTRRVRETIWLTPEPSYSWVLGRCDLPLYAEHCSRVQVVRDLSGLSRLDATG; from the coding sequence GTGCACAGCGCCCTCCACCGATTCGTCCGGCTGTGCCGGCTGTCAGGCCTGCGCATCTCGGTCAGCGAGACACTCGACGCCATGCAGGTTGCCGCCCTGCCCGGCCTACTCGCCGACCGCGATCTCCTGCATGACGGGCTGGCCGTCGCGATGGTCAAAGACCGCCGGGATCTGCCCACTTTCGACCGGATCTTCGACGCCTTCTTCCGGCTCCGGCCGGTGCTGGACAACGGCGACGCAGGCCACGGGCACACCCACGACGACCTCGACGACACCGGGGGAACCGACCAGGTGACCCTCGGTGACGAGCCGTCCCGTACCCCCGAGCAGGGGCATTCCCACGGCAAACCCGCCGACATCCGCGAGTTCTTCGACTCCGAGGACCTGGCCCAGCAGTACAACCTGCACCAGGAAGCCAACAAGATCGACCTGGCGGCGCTGACCGACGAGATCGTGCTGTCCACCGAGCAGGGCACCGTTCTCGGGGAGGCCGCCCGCGTCGAGTTGGCGATCTCCCGACTGCACGGCGGCGCCCAACCCGGCGAGCTGCTCACCGGGGACCGGCCCGCCATCGACGCAATGCTCTCGATCGCCGACGAGCTGGCGCTGCTGGACTGGCTGGCCGACGAGATGGGTACCGACGACGACCTGGACCCCGCCGAGCTGGCGCGGCTGCGCCGCCGGATGGGTGCGCTGCTGGACGGCCTTCCCGAACGGTTACGCCAGCACCTGCAGACGCTGCTGGCGATCCAGGACCGCAAGATCGAGTCGCCCGGCCACACGACACCGGATGTGCACACCCCGTTCGGCGAGGAGCAGCGCGCCGACCTGGAAGAGTCGTTGCGCCGATTGGCCCGCACCCTGCACGGGGCGCCGCACGCGCGCCGCCGGGTCAGCGCCCGCGGCCGGGTGGACGCCAGCCGCACCATGCGCTCCAGCATGGCCTTCGACGGAGTCCCGTTCCGCCCGGTCACCATCTCCCGTCCCCATGATCGGCCGAAACTGGTTGTCCTTGTCGATGTTTCACTGTCGGTGCGAGCAACGTCCCGGTTCACCCTGCAGGTCGTCCACGGTTTGCAGTCGCTGGTGTCCCAGGTGCGCAGCTGGGCGTTCGTCGCCGATGTCGTCGAGACCACCGACGTCTTCGCCGAGCAGCACGCCGAGGCGGCGCTGAGCGCCCTGGTGACGGGACTGCCCGCCGGAGGTCTGCTCGACGTCGACGCGGATTCCGACTACGGGGCGGTGTTCGGCACGTTCCTCGAGGAGTACGGCACCGCGCTCAATCGCCGCACCACCCTGTTGGTTCTCGGCGACGGGCGCGGCAACGGCCACGACCCCAATGTGACCGCTTTCCGCGAGATGACCCGGCGAGTGCGCGAGACGATCTGGCTGACCCCCGAACCGTCGTACTCCTGGGTGTTGGGACGGTGCGACCTGCCGCTGTACGCCGAACACTGCTCCCGGGTCCAGGTTGTTCGCGACCTGTCCGGCCTGTCACGATTGGACGCCACCGGATGA
- the mftM gene encoding mycofactocin oligosaccharide methyltransferase MftM yields MTTTIAPTNHVDALLPANGFRYENQDIVVTRRTPRELLGAERRIGRTRHFTLGRHDGRLVLVHDLDPAEVDNSICQLLVDELFTPGWVAGADTFERLFTGLVLTSHGDPLTCWELFYRNTLRSLDRLDGEGRDIPVFGHIYRYAEQLIATIAAGSLLDVGTCFGFLPLRVQAGSAGPVHTVIACDVLAGAARLLDQVSRRLDRPVRTLTCDAARITMDDESTDVVTVLHLLEHVDSAHGLRIIDEAVRVARRRVVIAVPLEDEPEPTYGHVRQISLADLRSLARQWPGWSGTVTEFHGGWLILDRVSPVGR; encoded by the coding sequence ATGACGACCACCATAGCGCCGACCAACCACGTCGACGCCCTGCTTCCGGCGAACGGGTTCCGCTACGAGAACCAGGACATCGTGGTGACGCGCCGCACCCCGCGAGAACTTCTCGGCGCAGAACGCCGGATCGGGCGTACCCGACATTTCACCCTCGGGCGCCACGACGGGCGGCTGGTGCTGGTGCACGATCTGGACCCCGCCGAGGTAGACAACAGCATCTGCCAGCTGCTGGTCGACGAATTGTTCACCCCGGGATGGGTGGCCGGCGCAGACACCTTCGAGCGATTGTTCACCGGGTTGGTGCTGACCAGTCACGGCGATCCGCTGACATGCTGGGAATTGTTCTACCGCAACACGTTACGGAGCCTGGACCGACTCGATGGCGAGGGCCGGGACATACCGGTGTTCGGCCACATCTACCGCTACGCCGAGCAGCTCATCGCGACGATCGCGGCAGGCTCGCTGCTCGACGTCGGCACCTGCTTCGGCTTCCTGCCCTTGCGAGTGCAGGCCGGCTCGGCCGGCCCGGTGCACACCGTGATCGCCTGCGACGTGCTGGCCGGCGCCGCCCGTCTGCTCGACCAGGTCTCCCGGCGGCTGGACCGTCCCGTCCGGACACTGACCTGCGACGCAGCGCGCATCACCATGGACGACGAGTCAACCGACGTCGTCACGGTGCTGCACCTGCTCGAGCATGTCGACAGCGCGCACGGTCTGCGGATCATCGACGAGGCGGTGCGCGTTGCCCGGCGCCGGGTCGTGATCGCCGTTCCGCTCGAGGACGAACCGGAACCGACATACGGTCACGTCCGCCAGATCAGTCTCGCCGATCTGCGCTCGCTGGCGCGTCAGTGGCCGGGGTGGAGCGGAACGGTCACCGAATTCCACGGTGGGTGGCTGATTCTGGACCGCGTCTCGCCGGTGGGACGCTAG
- a CDS encoding MadS family sensor histidine kinase: MTDVQVAQGPALRGPDLASLTGMRSSKSSYYREYRRSSERLESTLRSLDQISVAVVRTAEGPRALLTAVVQAAAAHLQAHWVVLAVADDALPQARPRFLGVDACGQLSDVEDEFEPQAREWLHVLRSRTPEEPYVDEAGLVVVPMTIDGLPVGGIAGLASDPELTEPLDVSVLRILVNQAAVALHSASLYHSSRALRTRADQLTAEASRHAHDLAIRNEELRSAQELLNAAQQREALDAERHRIARELHDSVTQYVLSAGMIVDVASTELASRSDELTDVAERLRGARDLTQHAVGQLRSAIYALNRVPERQAPQLPRLLERACQLHSRPGLLVELRLEGSPVALPAGGDQSLATLVGEALFNVSSHSGATRAVVRLSYQQDEIRLTIDDDGTGNPAALRTQLSVASAGDVDGSHRGLVNMDSRAQELGGVFRLRRSRLGGLRTLVEVPIRTEESVWQHIRR, encoded by the coding sequence GTGACCGACGTCCAGGTGGCGCAGGGCCCGGCGCTGCGGGGACCCGACCTGGCGTCGCTGACCGGTATGCGGTCGAGCAAGAGCTCGTACTACCGCGAATACCGGCGCAGTTCCGAGCGTTTGGAGAGCACGCTGCGCTCGCTGGATCAGATCTCGGTCGCCGTCGTGCGTACCGCCGAGGGGCCGCGGGCGTTGCTCACCGCTGTTGTTCAGGCCGCAGCAGCGCACCTGCAGGCGCACTGGGTGGTGCTGGCGGTGGCCGACGATGCGCTGCCGCAGGCCCGGCCGCGGTTCCTGGGCGTGGACGCTTGCGGTCAGCTCTCCGATGTCGAGGACGAGTTCGAGCCCCAGGCCCGGGAGTGGTTGCACGTCTTGCGCAGCCGCACACCCGAGGAACCGTATGTGGACGAGGCCGGTCTGGTCGTGGTGCCGATGACCATCGACGGCCTACCGGTCGGAGGCATCGCCGGACTGGCGTCCGACCCCGAGCTGACCGAACCGCTGGACGTGTCGGTGCTGCGCATTCTGGTCAACCAGGCTGCCGTCGCACTGCACAGCGCGTCGCTCTACCACTCCAGCCGGGCCTTGCGAACCCGGGCCGATCAGCTCACCGCCGAGGCGAGCCGGCACGCCCATGACCTGGCGATCCGAAACGAAGAGTTGCGCAGCGCCCAGGAGCTGCTCAATGCCGCCCAACAACGCGAGGCACTCGATGCCGAGCGGCACCGCATCGCCCGCGAACTGCACGACAGTGTCACCCAGTACGTTCTGTCGGCGGGCATGATCGTCGACGTGGCCAGCACCGAACTGGCCTCCCGCAGCGACGAACTCACCGATGTCGCCGAACGCCTGCGCGGTGCCCGCGATCTGACCCAGCATGCCGTCGGGCAGCTGCGGTCGGCGATCTACGCGCTCAACCGGGTCCCCGAGCGCCAGGCGCCACAACTGCCGCGTCTGCTCGAGCGGGCCTGCCAATTGCATTCCCGGCCAGGTCTTCTCGTCGAACTCCGCCTGGAGGGCTCGCCGGTCGCACTGCCGGCCGGTGGCGATCAGTCATTGGCGACGCTGGTCGGCGAAGCCTTGTTCAACGTCTCCTCCCACAGCGGTGCGACCCGCGCCGTGGTGCGGTTGTCCTACCAGCAGGACGAGATCCGTCTGACGATCGACGACGACGGTACCGGTAATCCCGCCGCCCTGCGGACCCAGTTGTCGGTGGCGTCGGCCGGTGATGTCGACGGCAGTCATCGGGGTCTGGTCAATATGGATAGCAGGGCACAGGAATTGGGCGGCGTCTTTCGGCTGCGCCGGTCGAGGCTGGGGGGCCTGCGCACCCTGGTGGAGGTTCCGATCCGAACGGAGGAATCGGTATGGCAGCACATCCGGCGGTGA
- the mftF gene encoding mycofactocin biosynthesis glycosyltransferase MftF (Members of this protein family, MftF, are glycosyltransferases, members of PF00535 (glycosyl transferase family 2). The encoding gene is found as part of the mycofactocin cassette, in Mycobacterium tuberculosis, many other Actinobacteria, and occasional members of other lineages. Mycofactocin itself, a putative redox carrier, is a heavily modified derivative of the C-terminal Val-Tyr dipeptide of the mycofactocin precursor MftA (TIGR03969).), producing the protein MSKRAGLPAGRRVLLDDRIRLWGNASVVLGGSPWGVTRIAPAGRAFVRRLRDAGRAGAVPAAGVEHSLADLLVARGIAHPLVAGATAAAGEVDVIVPAYERPELLDICLASLSAATPARILVVDDASIDPAVSEVARLRGAVVVRHPVNRGPAAARNSGLNASTSPIVAFVDADCASTEGWLEPLVVHFDDPRVGAVAPRIIARSASRGLLARYEQARSALDMGPRPELVAHGAPLGFLPSAALVVRRSALGDKAFDEEMRVGEDVDLIWRLVDQGWLVRYEPASIVTHQTRPSARGWLRQVFGYGTSAAALESRHPGRLAPARLSGWNLAIVALLMGHRIPRRTAIVGALGGTAAVCGLLARSLRSSSVDPRIAPYIVGKGLISDLEATGHWLRREAWPIGWLALVSMPRSRWARLGAGVMVGPIIREWFDRRPDVDMARYVALHLAEDAAYGSGVLARARGLHGLAVLAPRIRLPHLPRRAAMRQANRQR; encoded by the coding sequence TTGTCCAAGAGAGCTGGTCTGCCCGCCGGGCGCCGCGTCTTGCTCGATGACCGGATTCGGTTGTGGGGCAACGCTTCCGTCGTTCTCGGCGGTTCGCCGTGGGGCGTCACGCGGATCGCTCCGGCCGGCCGGGCGTTCGTCCGGCGGCTGCGCGACGCCGGCCGGGCGGGTGCGGTGCCCGCCGCCGGCGTGGAACACTCGCTGGCCGATCTGCTCGTGGCACGCGGCATCGCCCATCCCCTGGTCGCCGGCGCCACCGCCGCTGCCGGGGAGGTGGACGTCATCGTGCCCGCCTACGAACGTCCGGAACTGCTCGACATCTGCCTCGCCTCGCTGTCGGCCGCGACGCCCGCGCGGATCCTGGTCGTCGACGACGCCTCGATCGATCCGGCCGTCTCCGAGGTGGCCCGTCTGCGGGGCGCCGTCGTCGTGCGGCACCCGGTCAATCGTGGCCCCGCCGCGGCCCGCAACTCCGGCCTGAACGCCAGCACGTCGCCGATCGTGGCGTTCGTCGACGCGGACTGCGCCAGCACCGAAGGATGGCTGGAGCCTCTGGTCGTCCACTTCGACGACCCACGGGTCGGTGCTGTGGCCCCGCGGATCATCGCCCGATCGGCTTCCCGCGGATTGCTCGCCCGCTATGAGCAGGCCCGCTCGGCCCTGGACATGGGCCCACGACCCGAACTGGTGGCCCATGGGGCGCCACTCGGATTCCTGCCGTCGGCGGCCCTGGTGGTGCGGCGATCGGCGTTGGGCGACAAGGCTTTCGACGAAGAGATGCGGGTCGGCGAGGATGTCGACTTGATCTGGCGACTGGTCGACCAGGGCTGGCTGGTGCGCTACGAGCCCGCATCCATCGTCACCCATCAGACTCGCCCGAGCGCGCGCGGCTGGCTGCGGCAGGTATTCGGTTACGGAACTTCGGCTGCCGCGTTGGAGAGCCGGCACCCCGGACGGCTGGCCCCTGCCCGACTGTCGGGCTGGAACCTGGCCATCGTGGCATTGCTGATGGGACACCGAATCCCGCGCCGTACCGCCATTGTCGGGGCTCTTGGCGGCACCGCGGCGGTCTGTGGTCTGCTCGCGCGTTCGTTGCGGTCCTCCTCGGTGGACCCGCGCATCGCCCCCTACATCGTCGGCAAGGGCCTGATATCGGATCTCGAGGCAACCGGGCACTGGCTGCGGCGCGAGGCCTGGCCGATCGGCTGGCTGGCGCTGGTGTCGATGCCACGCTCCCGCTGGGCCCGGCTCGGTGCCGGCGTCATGGTGGGTCCGATCATCCGGGAATGGTTCGATCGCCGTCCGGACGTGGACATGGCGCGCTATGTCGCGCTGCATCTCGCCGAGGACGCCGCGTACGGCAGCGGCGTCCTCGCGCGGGCCCGGGGGCTTCACGGTCTTGCCGTGCTGGCGCCGCGGATTCGCCTGCCTCATCTGCCCCGCAGGGCCGCGATGAGGCAGGCGAACCGCCAACGCTAG
- a CDS encoding MadR family response regulator transcription factor, producing the protein MAAHPAVTPQPGGENAMIDVVLVDDHAIVRQGLRAVLERESDIRVVAEASSPAEALTVLTQTPAHIVVLDLKLSPGADSEGLEVCAQVSREHPDVAVLVFTTMLDDQLVVDAIHSGAKGYVVKDVDTTELVRAIRAVRCGGSAFDARSAAAMVRSFNAVGVTEGQRLTDRELEVMRMIAEGMSNRAIGKRLYISETTVKFHVGNIMRKLEVTRRAEAVYAASKIGLI; encoded by the coding sequence ATGGCAGCACATCCGGCGGTGACGCCGCAGCCCGGCGGGGAAAACGCCATGATCGACGTGGTTCTGGTCGACGACCATGCGATCGTTCGGCAAGGTCTGCGTGCTGTGCTGGAACGGGAATCCGACATCAGGGTGGTGGCCGAAGCGTCTTCCCCGGCCGAGGCGCTCACGGTGCTGACCCAGACCCCGGCGCACATCGTGGTACTGGACCTGAAGTTGTCGCCGGGCGCCGACAGTGAAGGCCTCGAAGTCTGTGCGCAGGTGTCGCGCGAGCACCCCGACGTCGCTGTGTTGGTCTTCACCACCATGCTCGACGACCAGCTCGTCGTCGACGCTATCCATAGCGGCGCCAAGGGATACGTCGTCAAGGACGTCGATACCACCGAGCTGGTGCGAGCCATTCGGGCGGTGCGCTGCGGCGGCAGCGCCTTCGACGCCCGTAGTGCCGCGGCCATGGTCCGCAGTTTCAATGCGGTCGGTGTGACCGAGGGGCAACGCCTCACCGACCGGGAACTGGAAGTGATGCGGATGATCGCCGAAGGGATGTCGAACAGGGCGATCGGCAAGCGGCTGTACATCTCCGAGACCACCGTCAAGTTCCACGTCGGCAACATCATGCGCAAACTCGAGGTGACCCGCCGCGCCGAAGCGGTATATGCCGCCAGCAAGATCGGCCTGATCTAG
- a CDS encoding iron-containing alcohol dehydrogenase: MTAAATDLLDRPADLSSHHCAPGAVVKFHAPEIVFGHGSLAEVGHCARRLGARRPFVVSDSGIADAGWVDELIGHLGQVGLRARVWTGLTPNPKDHEITCGYAEYTAHGGDVIIAIGGGSCIDAAKGIAILSGNGGQILDYAGVDRADRPIPPLIMVPATSGTGADVSQFCIVTDSERAMKVTIIGRALVPDISITDPRLLTTMPEWLNAATGLDALTHGIEAFVSRAHNVLTDSHALNAVRLIGTQLERTLDEPTDLDARRSMAQASLEAGLAFTNAILGATHAMSHQVGGLLDAPHGVCNGVLLPHVIRYNAEQDASRFATIAAALGLPVLGASDYEAAMCLAEWTRDLGDRVGVPRGLRELGVTEADIPRLSLTTLGDACMTTNPRDTDLGQVEALFRAAL; the protein is encoded by the coding sequence ATGACCGCAGCTGCAACCGATCTTCTCGACCGACCCGCTGACCTGTCGAGTCACCATTGCGCACCCGGCGCTGTGGTGAAGTTCCACGCCCCCGAGATCGTCTTCGGACACGGCAGTCTGGCCGAGGTGGGGCACTGTGCCCGCCGCCTCGGTGCCCGGCGGCCCTTCGTGGTCAGCGACTCCGGAATCGCCGACGCGGGCTGGGTCGACGAACTGATCGGACACCTCGGGCAGGTCGGCCTGCGGGCCCGGGTGTGGACGGGTCTGACCCCCAACCCGAAGGACCACGAAATCACCTGCGGCTACGCCGAATACACCGCGCACGGCGGTGACGTCATCATCGCCATCGGCGGCGGATCGTGTATCGACGCGGCCAAGGGCATCGCGATCCTGTCCGGCAACGGCGGCCAGATACTGGATTACGCGGGGGTGGACCGGGCCGACCGGCCGATTCCGCCGCTCATCATGGTGCCCGCCACCTCGGGAACCGGCGCCGACGTCAGCCAGTTCTGCATTGTGACCGACTCCGAGCGGGCGATGAAGGTGACGATCATCGGCCGCGCGCTGGTGCCGGACATCTCGATCACCGACCCGCGACTGCTGACCACCATGCCGGAGTGGCTGAATGCCGCGACCGGATTGGACGCGCTCACCCATGGCATCGAGGCGTTCGTCTCGCGGGCCCACAACGTGTTGACCGATTCGCATGCGCTCAATGCGGTTCGGCTCATCGGTACCCAGCTGGAACGCACCCTCGACGAGCCGACCGATCTCGACGCCCGCCGCTCGATGGCCCAGGCCAGCCTCGAAGCCGGACTGGCCTTCACCAACGCGATTCTGGGTGCGACCCATGCGATGAGCCATCAGGTCGGCGGTCTGCTGGATGCCCCGCACGGGGTCTGCAACGGCGTGCTGCTGCCGCACGTCATCCGCTACAACGCCGAACAGGACGCGAGCCGGTTCGCGACCATCGCGGCGGCGCTCGGGCTCCCGGTGCTGGGCGCATCGGACTATGAGGCGGCCATGTGCCTGGCGGAGTGGACGCGTGATCTCGGCGACCGGGTCGGGGTGCCGCGCGGGCTGCGTGAGCTGGGCGTCACCGAAGCCGACATCCCGCGGTTGTCGCTGACCACCCTTGGTGACGCGTGCATGACGACCAACCCGCGCGACACCGATCTCGGCCAAGTCGAGGCGTTGTTCCGGGCCGCGCTGTGA
- the adh gene encoding aldehyde dehydrogenase, whose amino-acid sequence MTVYARPGAEGSVMSFQARYDNFIGGQWVAPVGGQYFENRTPVTGQVFCEVARSTEADIELALDAAHAAAPAWGKTSPAERALILNKIADRIEANLESIALAESWDNGKPIRETLNADIPLAVDHFRYYAGAIRAQEGSLSQLDEDTVAYHFHEPLGVVGQIIPWNFPILMAVWKLAPALAAGNAVVLKPAEQTPVSVLYLMSVIADLLPDGVVNVVNGFGVEAGKPLASSNRIAKIAFTGETTTGRLIMQYASQNLIPVTLELGGKSPNIFFSDVLAANDDYQDKALEGFTMFALNQGEVCTCPSRSLIQADIFDEFLAMAAIRTKAVRQGDPLDTETMIGAQASNDQLEKILSYIEIGKSEGAQVLTGGERADLGGDLAGGYYVQPTVFTGKNEMRIFQEEIFGPVVAVTSFTDYDDAIRIANDTLYGLGAGVWSRDGNTAYRAGRDIKAGRVWTNCYHQYPAHAAFGGYKQSGIGRENHLMMLDHYQQTKNLLVSYSNKAQGFF is encoded by the coding sequence ATGACCGTGTACGCCAGGCCCGGCGCCGAAGGATCCGTGATGTCCTTCCAGGCCCGCTACGACAACTTCATCGGCGGGCAATGGGTCGCGCCGGTCGGCGGGCAGTATTTCGAGAACCGCACGCCGGTGACCGGCCAGGTGTTCTGTGAGGTAGCTCGTTCGACCGAGGCCGATATCGAGCTCGCGCTGGACGCCGCACACGCGGCCGCCCCGGCGTGGGGCAAGACTTCGCCCGCCGAGCGGGCCCTGATCCTCAACAAGATCGCTGATCGGATCGAAGCCAATCTGGAGTCGATCGCGCTCGCCGAGTCGTGGGACAACGGCAAGCCGATCCGCGAGACGCTCAACGCCGACATCCCGTTGGCGGTGGACCACTTCCGGTACTACGCCGGCGCGATCCGGGCTCAGGAAGGTTCGCTGTCGCAGCTCGACGAGGACACCGTCGCCTACCACTTCCATGAGCCGCTGGGGGTGGTCGGCCAGATCATTCCGTGGAACTTCCCGATCCTGATGGCGGTCTGGAAGCTGGCTCCGGCGCTGGCCGCCGGCAACGCCGTGGTGCTCAAGCCGGCCGAGCAGACCCCGGTGTCGGTGCTGTACCTGATGTCGGTGATCGCTGACCTGCTGCCCGACGGCGTGGTCAACGTGGTCAACGGCTTCGGGGTGGAGGCCGGCAAGCCGCTGGCGTCGTCGAACCGGATCGCCAAGATCGCGTTCACCGGCGAGACCACCACCGGGCGGCTGATCATGCAGTACGCCTCGCAGAACCTGATCCCGGTCACCCTGGAGCTCGGCGGCAAGAGCCCGAACATCTTCTTCTCCGATGTCCTGGCCGCCAATGACGACTATCAGGACAAGGCGCTGGAGGGCTTCACCATGTTCGCCCTCAACCAGGGTGAGGTGTGCACCTGCCCGTCGCGCTCGCTGATCCAGGCCGACATCTTCGACGAGTTCCTGGCGATGGCGGCGATCCGTACCAAGGCGGTGCGCCAGGGCGATCCCCTGGACACCGAGACGATGATCGGTGCCCAGGCCTCCAACGACCAGTTGGAGAAGATCCTGTCCTACATCGAGATCGGCAAGAGCGAGGGCGCCCAAGTGCTCACCGGGGGTGAGCGCGCCGATCTCGGCGGTGATCTGGCTGGTGGCTACTACGTCCAGCCCACGGTGTTCACCGGGAAGAACGAGATGAGGATCTTCCAGGAGGAGATCTTCGGCCCGGTGGTGGCGGTGACGTCGTTCACCGACTACGACGACGCGATCCGGATCGCCAACGACACGCTCTACGGGTTGGGTGCGGGTGTGTGGAGCCGCGACGGCAACACCGCGTACCGGGCGGGCCGCGACATCAAGGCCGGCCGGGTGTGGACCAACTGCTACCACCAGTACCCCGCGCATGCGGCGTTCGGCGGCTACAAGCAGTCCGGCATCGGTCGGGAAAACCACCTGATGATGCTCGACCACTACCAGCAGACCAAGAACCTGCTGGTCTCGTACAGCAACAAGGCGCAGGGCTTCTTCTGA
- a CDS encoding GAF domain-containing protein, with protein sequence MGRSRSSGGGSRSGPSAALRTVHELFVAGEVDASYLESSLRPVVAKSWQRSLAKGVDPDSGAQPSPVGEQLARFRDTHPLAPTLPLIRRLLVDDAAGSGVLVAVSAADGTLLWVEGDPSARRRAEGMNFVPGADWSERSAGTNAPGTALALNAELQIHGTEHFSRVVQPWSCTAVPLHDPSTGALLGALDLTGGPEVGTPQALALVRATAVAVESQLALLHLTGSTVELAPRRPRLAVLGSERPRWLVTDEYGHLRATPLTGRHADILVLLSRHPEGLSADHLAMLLDDKDLDVVTVRAEMSRLRKVVGADVIASRPYRLLVAITTDIADVYDALEAGDVTAALDRYPGPLLPQSMSPAVARLRTELTMTLRSAVLAAGNPAVLRRWLDSPDGRDDRDGWRALRDGTLPGSVAQAQARGRLAGLDLDLA encoded by the coding sequence ATGGGCAGATCCAGATCATCCGGCGGGGGGTCCAGGTCCGGGCCTTCTGCTGCTCTGCGCACGGTCCACGAACTGTTCGTCGCGGGCGAGGTCGACGCCTCCTATCTCGAATCGAGCCTGCGCCCCGTCGTGGCGAAAAGCTGGCAACGCAGCCTGGCCAAGGGCGTCGACCCGGATTCGGGCGCTCAGCCGTCGCCGGTGGGGGAGCAGCTGGCGCGGTTCCGCGACACCCACCCGCTGGCCCCCACCCTCCCGCTGATCCGGCGCCTGCTGGTCGACGACGCGGCCGGGTCGGGCGTCCTGGTCGCGGTCAGCGCGGCCGACGGCACGCTGCTCTGGGTGGAAGGCGATCCGTCCGCCCGTCGGCGCGCGGAGGGGATGAACTTCGTCCCCGGTGCGGACTGGAGCGAGCGCAGCGCGGGAACCAACGCGCCGGGCACCGCCTTGGCGCTGAACGCCGAACTGCAGATCCACGGCACCGAACACTTCTCCCGGGTGGTGCAACCGTGGAGTTGCACCGCAGTACCCCTGCACGACCCGTCCACCGGTGCCCTACTGGGCGCGCTCGACCTGACCGGTGGCCCGGAAGTCGGGACCCCGCAGGCGCTGGCCTTGGTCCGGGCCACCGCGGTCGCGGTCGAAAGCCAGCTGGCGCTGCTGCACCTCACCGGATCGACGGTGGAGCTCGCACCGCGCCGGCCGCGGCTGGCGGTGCTGGGCTCAGAACGGCCCCGCTGGTTGGTCACCGATGAATACGGTCACCTGCGTGCCACCCCGCTGACCGGCCGGCACGCCGACATCCTGGTGCTGCTCAGCCGCCACCCGGAGGGGCTGAGCGCCGATCACCTGGCGATGCTGCTCGACGACAAGGACCTCGACGTGGTGACCGTGCGCGCCGAGATGTCGCGGTTGCGCAAGGTGGTCGGCGCTGACGTGATCGCCTCTCGCCCGTACCGGCTGCTCGTCGCGATCACCACCGATATCGCCGACGTCTACGACGCGCTGGAGGCGGGCGACGTCACGGCCGCGCTGGATCGGTATCCGGGTCCACTGCTTCCGCAGTCGATGTCCCCGGCGGTGGCGCGCCTGCGCACCGAGTTGACCATGACGTTGCGGTCGGCCGTGCTGGCCGCCGGCAACCCGGCGGTGTTGCGACGCTGGTTGGACAGTCCGGACGGGCGCGACGATCGGGACGGCTGGCGGGCCCTGCGCGACGGCACGCTGCCCGGTTCGGTGGCTCAGGCCCAGGCCCGGGGCCGGCTCGCCGGCCTTGATCTCGACCTGGCCTGA